A genomic window from Bacteroidales bacterium includes:
- a CDS encoding DNRLRE domain-containing protein translates to MKKIFLENSNRDKKIKHKIIYLLFFFVFVFIGVRAQTTIYATMDAYRDNSIDAGFSIYNDVMTLYLDNEFSGSTIVNYIGDVTNYGISECKAALKFSLPGSSLVVSSAKLKLKIIDVTSSPTITIKSTDDNDWEQSAVEMNSTFPDLVNSSTLVSGAAIVAGDEGTWKEFDITDFVESEISTSDHIISLVISGTSSLNNYFNFVADDDASGDKAELVLTFYPATSTFQTNGNWSTSGNWNNGLPGEETDVIINANCTLDQNAEVDDIIINAGKQLTINSGKTLNAGGNFTIKSNSSSEGSFIDNGTLSVSGTISVERYVSSNSSSHWEYISSPIPSASSDLFTSSSPTIRNLYYSN, encoded by the coding sequence ATGAAAAAAATATTTTTAGAAAATAGCAATAGAGATAAAAAAATAAAACATAAAATAATTTATTTGTTATTCTTTTTTGTTTTTGTTTTTATTGGTGTAAGAGCGCAAACTACAATATATGCAACTATGGATGCATATAGAGATAATTCTATTGATGCAGGCTTTTCTATTTATAATGATGTAATGACATTATATCTGGATAATGAGTTTTCAGGTTCAACAATTGTAAATTATATAGGTGATGTTACTAATTATGGAATATCAGAATGTAAAGCTGCATTAAAATTTTCATTGCCTGGAAGTTCATTGGTAGTATCGAGTGCAAAACTTAAACTTAAAATTATTGATGTAACCAGCAGCCCTACTATTACTATTAAATCAACTGATGATAATGATTGGGAGCAAAGTGCCGTAGAAATGAATTCAACATTTCCCGATTTAGTAAATTCATCTACACTTGTATCAGGAGCAGCAATTGTTGCAGGTGATGAAGGAACATGGAAAGAATTTGATATTACAGATTTTGTAGAATCAGAAATTAGTACTTCTGATCATATAATTTCACTTGTAATTTCAGGTACCTCGTCATTAAATAACTATTTCAATTTTGTTGCAGATGATGATGCCTCAGGAGATAAAGCTGAATTAGTACTTACGTTTTACCCTGCTACTTCTACGTTTCAGACAAACGGCAACTGGTCAACATCGGGTAACTGGAACAATGGGCTTCCCGGTGAGGAAACAGATGTTATAATAAATGCTAATTGCACATTAGATCAAAATGCAGAAGTTGATGATATAATTATAAATGCAGGAAAACAACTGACTATTAATTCTGGTAAAACATTAAATGCAGGGGGTAATTTTACTATTAAAAGCAATTCAAGCAGTGAAGGTTCATTTATTGATAATGGTACTTTGAGCGTAAGCGGTACTATAAGCGTTGAACGTTATGTAAGCTCAAACAGCAGCAGTCACTGGGAATATATTTCTTCGCCTATACCTTCTGCATCATCTGATTTATTTACATCATCATCACCGACTATTCGAAACCTTTATTATTCAAATTAA